In Candidatus Promineifilum breve, one genomic interval encodes:
- a CDS encoding LuxR C-terminal-related transcriptional regulator, whose protein sequence is MKPVLKEGVLWTGEALTAGAPPLVHGSAHWHEWLGRHNQFQFEGSGGHFSARRENRKGSDYWYAYRRRAGILHKAYLGRATDMTLERLEEVAANLAGRTVLAQLSLGGDAPGQLAAETWSTHTSFFIQAKFRPPVLPPTLVTRPRLTGNLNAPVTFVSAPGGFGKSTLLNAWRQERAGMPVAWAALDSDDDQLLRFWSTVITALQTVQPGLGQMLMPFLQRASAITPAEIVSRLTDELVCEDGHAFCLALVLDDFHHIRQADVHDSVQIFLEHLPPTLQLIIAGRTRPPLALGRLRAMGLVTELELDDLRFTLPEGIAFLQQNISGEPLAYGDMEALVKRTGGWVVGLKLAVLALNKQQDRRHVLDSFSGAHIFLRDYFMETALRQRSEGLQTFLLKTSILKQMAGGLCDAVTGRSDGEEMLARLWQENLFITRTEDRKWFRYHDLFAEMLRNQIQRELPDEIATLHRRAAAWYVAQNMSADAVHHLLFIKDWETAAEVIEDVGLRELAESGEDSRLLRWVQRLPETVVQRHTTLLFVYLRLANLALPRDEVIRFLQRIEQNLVAKAPAEMTASEREVLDEVRQIRPRLTKGAANARFSTGHIPDPRWQLLDALLITETFNQPKTEEVGARVREIYDQARAEGNLFATILAGTDLSNRALMRGQLRQSEKIAYQVVQQGLTQRGHLPEPSSIALSLLAQVCLGRNELAQAHQFLDRALVVDPNPTSSNMPVTIAIIRARLQSAAGQHAEAQATIQAARTLQTLRPSGSWGDQDLAAYEARFSVRQGHWAAAGQLLKASETEETHALSELVRAEILLARGQLEDAETLLTQFVAQYAAGFPNEPSLDARVMLAQALFAQFKMNQARRVLAEAVQLAAPESFIRPFLDHGRGLAALLALMRQTPNLPAESARFIDEILIEVGHHDDAFHLPPDENLDSLAVAASITTREQEVLRLLCEGLPNREIAARLCVSPGTVKTHLTNIYGKLGVKSRVQAVAEARALKLI, encoded by the coding sequence ATGAAGCCTGTATTGAAAGAGGGCGTATTGTGGACGGGCGAGGCTCTGACGGCCGGCGCCCCGCCCCTTGTCCACGGCTCGGCCCATTGGCACGAGTGGCTCGGCCGCCATAACCAGTTCCAGTTCGAGGGGAGTGGCGGGCACTTCTCCGCGCGGCGCGAAAACCGCAAAGGCAGCGATTACTGGTACGCCTATCGCCGGCGCGCCGGCATTCTCCATAAGGCGTATCTGGGCCGGGCGACCGACATGACGCTGGAACGGCTGGAAGAGGTGGCTGCCAATCTGGCCGGCCGCACCGTTCTGGCCCAGCTATCCCTCGGCGGCGACGCGCCGGGCCAACTGGCCGCCGAAACCTGGAGCACCCACACCTCCTTCTTTATCCAGGCGAAATTCAGACCGCCCGTGTTGCCGCCCACCCTGGTGACGCGCCCGCGCCTGACGGGCAACCTCAATGCCCCGGTGACGTTCGTCTCCGCGCCCGGCGGCTTCGGCAAGAGCACCCTGTTGAACGCCTGGCGGCAGGAGCGCGCCGGAATGCCCGTGGCCTGGGCGGCGCTCGATAGCGATGATGACCAACTGCTGCGCTTCTGGTCGACGGTCATCACCGCCCTGCAAACGGTGCAGCCCGGCCTGGGGCAGATGTTGATGCCCTTCCTGCAGCGCGCCTCGGCCATCACGCCGGCCGAAATCGTGAGCCGCCTGACGGATGAGCTGGTCTGTGAGGACGGCCACGCTTTCTGCCTGGCCTTAGTCCTGGATGATTTTCACCACATCAGGCAGGCCGACGTGCACGATTCGGTGCAGATTTTCCTGGAACACCTGCCGCCGACGTTGCAGCTGATCATCGCCGGGCGAACGCGACCGCCGTTGGCCCTGGGCCGTTTGCGGGCCATGGGGCTGGTGACGGAGCTGGAACTGGATGATTTGCGCTTCACCCTGCCAGAGGGGATCGCCTTCTTGCAGCAGAATATTAGCGGTGAGCCGTTGGCCTATGGCGACATGGAAGCCCTGGTGAAGCGCACCGGCGGCTGGGTGGTCGGCCTCAAGCTGGCCGTCCTGGCGCTGAACAAGCAGCAAGACCGGCGTCACGTCCTCGATTCGTTCAGTGGCGCCCACATCTTCCTGCGCGATTACTTCATGGAGACGGCCCTGCGCCAGCGGTCGGAGGGGCTGCAGACGTTCCTGTTGAAGACGTCGATTCTCAAGCAAATGGCCGGCGGCCTGTGCGATGCCGTGACCGGGCGCAGCGACGGGGAAGAGATGCTGGCCCGTCTGTGGCAGGAAAACCTGTTCATCACCCGCACCGAAGACCGGAAGTGGTTCCGCTATCACGATCTCTTCGCCGAAATGTTGCGCAATCAAATCCAGCGCGAATTGCCGGACGAGATCGCCACGCTCCACCGGCGGGCGGCGGCCTGGTACGTGGCCCAGAATATGTCGGCCGACGCGGTGCATCACCTGTTGTTCATCAAGGATTGGGAAACGGCGGCCGAGGTGATCGAGGACGTGGGGCTGCGCGAATTGGCCGAGTCGGGCGAAGACTCGCGTCTGTTGCGCTGGGTACAACGCCTGCCGGAGACCGTGGTGCAGCGGCACACGACCCTACTGTTTGTCTACCTGCGTCTGGCGAATCTGGCCCTGCCGCGCGACGAAGTGATCCGCTTTTTGCAGCGCATCGAACAGAATCTGGTGGCCAAAGCGCCGGCCGAGATGACGGCCAGTGAGCGCGAAGTGCTGGATGAGGTGCGCCAGATCCGGCCGCGCCTGACGAAGGGCGCGGCCAATGCCCGGTTTTCGACCGGCCACATACCCGATCCGCGCTGGCAGCTATTGGACGCGCTGCTCATCACCGAAACGTTTAACCAGCCCAAGACCGAGGAAGTGGGAGCGCGGGTGCGCGAGATTTATGACCAGGCCCGCGCCGAAGGCAACCTGTTCGCCACGATCCTGGCCGGCACCGACCTGTCGAACCGGGCCTTGATGCGCGGCCAGTTGCGACAGAGCGAAAAAATCGCCTATCAGGTGGTGCAGCAAGGGCTAACCCAGCGCGGCCATCTGCCGGAACCGTCCAGCATTGCCCTGTCGCTGCTGGCCCAGGTCTGCCTGGGGCGCAACGAACTGGCCCAGGCCCACCAATTCCTCGACCGCGCCCTGGTCGTCGATCCTAATCCCACCAGCTCCAACATGCCGGTGACTATCGCCATCATCCGCGCCCGCCTGCAATCGGCCGCGGGCCAACACGCCGAGGCCCAGGCCACGATTCAGGCCGCCCGCACGCTACAGACGCTGCGCCCCTCCGGTTCGTGGGGCGATCAGGACCTGGCGGCCTACGAAGCGCGTTTCAGTGTGCGTCAGGGGCATTGGGCCGCCGCTGGGCAGCTATTGAAGGCGTCGGAAACGGAGGAGACGCACGCGCTGTCGGAGTTGGTGCGGGCGGAAATCTTGCTGGCGCGGGGGCAACTGGAAGACGCCGAAACGCTATTGACCCAGTTTGTGGCCCAATACGCGGCCGGCTTTCCCAACGAACCGAGTCTGGACGCGCGGGTGATGCTGGCCCAGGCCCTATTCGCCCAGTTCAAAATGAATCAGGCGCGGCGGGTGCTGGCCGAGGCGGTGCAACTGGCCGCGCCGGAGTCGTTCATCCGGCCGTTTCTCGATCATGGCCGGGGGCTGGCCGCCCTGCTGGCCCTGATGCGCCAGACGCCGAACCTGCCGGCCGAATCGGCCCGGTTCATTGACGAGATTCTGATCGAGGTGGGCCACCATGACGATGCGTTCCACCTGCCGCCGGATGAGAACCTCGATTCGCTGGCGGTGGCCGCGTCGATCACCACCCGCGAGCAGGAGGTGCTGCGGCTGCTGTGCGAGGGGCTGCCCAATCGCGAAATCGCCGCCCGGTTGTGCGTTTCGCCCGGCACGGTGAAGACCCACCTGACCAATATCTACGGCAAGCTGGGCGTCAAGAGCCGGGTGCAGGCCGTGGCCGAGGCGCGGGCGCTGAAGCTGATCTAG
- a CDS encoding ABC transporter substrate-binding protein — protein MKHKISLLSIVLGLLLVFSLALAACSPTAPAEQVEPTEAVVEEEAAPVEEEAAPVEEEAAPTEEPAPAPTEEPAPEPTAEAPAEEAVADPNELPRNETLYSNGQQWGSVVGWNPYSNSNNNAMAIAQQDNARVIMFETPYLYNMLDGQMYPLLADGPFEWNEARTEITFKIKSAAHWSDGTPVTAEDVAFTWATHVEYNTPTGAANMDFIDTIEAVDAQTVLVKAKLNDAGQAVNPLLVAAYLSSNYVIQQAWTETLLERVGGDPVALLADPAEDVVYSGPYGKYFADDSKVVYVRDDNYWGQDASMWGKLPVPKYLAHTIFKDNAAGTTALQAGEVDVSQQFNSNVQAFWLEDDLPISTYLPEAPYGIGASLPTAFYNLESPGLDQVAVRKAIAMAVDYPTIIANAMTNQSATFDQVPRSLMNPTAGEQATFDHDAVADLQWAGNDIEGAIALLDEAGIVDTDGDGWREYNGEKLSYVATCPNGWSDWQAAIEVVAAAGAEIGIEITTNFPEWSVYQTVVTKSDAPLPEGYDIFMMWSDGAGPTQPWGRIRKLLSSEFIGMASNWNGNWGQYSNPEADALIASIPAETDPEVLNETYTELVRLYLTEVPSFTLMYRPQSFHTVNESVWTNFPHEGDGTEPPVPPLNLTDGWGIAGLYNLELVNP, from the coding sequence ATGAAGCACAAGATCAGTTTGCTTTCCATCGTTCTGGGCTTACTGCTGGTGTTCAGCCTGGCGCTGGCGGCCTGTAGCCCGACCGCGCCGGCCGAACAAGTAGAGCCGACCGAAGCCGTGGTGGAAGAAGAAGCCGCCCCGGTGGAGGAAGAGGCCGCGCCCGTAGAGGAAGAGGCCGCGCCGACCGAGGAGCCGGCGCCCGCGCCGACCGAGGAACCGGCCCCCGAACCGACCGCCGAAGCGCCGGCCGAGGAAGCAGTGGCCGACCCGAACGAACTGCCGCGCAATGAGACGCTGTACTCCAACGGTCAGCAGTGGGGTTCGGTCGTCGGTTGGAACCCGTATTCCAACAGCAACAACAACGCCATGGCCATTGCCCAGCAGGACAATGCCCGCGTGATCATGTTCGAGACCCCCTACCTCTACAACATGCTCGACGGCCAGATGTACCCGTTGCTGGCCGACGGCCCGTTTGAGTGGAACGAGGCGCGCACCGAGATCACCTTCAAGATCAAGTCCGCCGCCCATTGGAGCGACGGCACGCCGGTGACCGCCGAAGACGTGGCCTTCACCTGGGCCACCCACGTCGAATACAACACCCCCACCGGCGCCGCCAACATGGACTTCATCGACACGATCGAAGCTGTCGATGCCCAGACCGTCCTCGTCAAGGCCAAGTTGAACGATGCAGGCCAGGCGGTCAACCCGCTGCTGGTCGCCGCCTATCTGAGCAGCAACTACGTCATTCAGCAGGCGTGGACCGAGACGCTCCTCGAGCGCGTCGGCGGCGATCCCGTCGCCCTGTTGGCCGACCCGGCCGAAGATGTGGTCTACAGCGGCCCCTACGGCAAGTACTTCGCCGATGACAGCAAGGTCGTCTACGTGCGCGACGATAACTACTGGGGCCAGGACGCCTCCATGTGGGGCAAGTTGCCCGTGCCCAAGTATCTGGCGCACACGATCTTCAAGGACAACGCCGCCGGCACCACCGCCCTGCAAGCCGGTGAAGTGGACGTGAGTCAGCAGTTCAACTCCAACGTCCAGGCTTTCTGGCTGGAAGATGACCTGCCCATCTCCACCTACCTGCCCGAAGCGCCCTATGGCATCGGCGCCAGCCTGCCGACCGCTTTCTACAATCTGGAAAGCCCCGGTCTGGATCAGGTAGCCGTGCGCAAGGCCATCGCCATGGCCGTCGATTACCCGACGATCATCGCCAACGCCATGACCAACCAGTCGGCCACCTTCGACCAGGTGCCGCGTTCGCTGATGAACCCGACCGCGGGCGAGCAGGCCACGTTTGATCACGACGCCGTGGCCGACCTGCAATGGGCCGGCAACGACATCGAGGGCGCCATCGCCCTGCTCGATGAGGCCGGGATCGTCGATACCGATGGCGACGGCTGGCGCGAATACAACGGTGAGAAGCTGAGCTACGTCGCCACCTGCCCCAACGGCTGGTCCGACTGGCAAGCCGCCATCGAAGTGGTCGCCGCCGCCGGGGCCGAGATCGGCATCGAAATCACGACCAACTTCCCCGAGTGGTCGGTCTATCAGACCGTCGTCACCAAGTCCGACGCCCCGCTGCCCGAAGGCTATGACATCTTCATGATGTGGAGCGACGGCGCCGGCCCGACGCAACCGTGGGGCCGTATCCGCAAGCTGCTGTCGTCCGAGTTCATCGGTATGGCCAGCAACTGGAATGGCAACTGGGGCCAGTACTCGAATCCCGAGGCCGATGCTCTGATCGCCTCCATCCCCGCCGAGACGGATCCAGAGGTGTTGAACGAGACGTATACCGAGCTGGTACGCCTGTACCTGACCGAGGTTCCCTCCTTCACGCTCATGTACCGCCCGCAATCGTTCCACACTGTGAACGAGAGCGTGTGGACGAACTTCCCCCACGAGGGCGACGGCACCGAGCCGCCCGTCCCGCCGCTCAACCTGACCGATGGTTGGGGTATCGCCGGCCTCTATAACCTGGAGCTGGTCAATCCCTAG
- a CDS encoding ABC transporter permease, translated as MKGYRNYFGKKLIWFFITLVVAFVLNFILPRLMPGDPVAAIVARMAQGMSNTAGVQAIYEQYTELFGTNLPIHEQFFLYVKNVFRGDFGFSFSQYPRTVADVLRSSLPWTIALQLPAILVGWLIGNMLGALAAYRKGAFDKVFLPASLFASSIPAFGMAVILLVIFAVNLQWFPTSGGYGFDLIPNLSWSFIWSVIVHYQLPFWSLVLITIGGQAIGMRSMAIYELNADYVKYSRFMGIKDDKIVRYVFRNAMLPQITGLALSLGTMIGGALVAEVIFSYPGLGSTILTAVLGQDYPLISATTLMITIMVLLTTFLIEMVYGIIDPRIKAAQAD; from the coding sequence TTGAAAGGGTATCGCAATTACTTCGGTAAAAAACTGATCTGGTTCTTCATCACGCTGGTCGTGGCCTTCGTCCTCAACTTCATCCTGCCACGCCTGATGCCCGGCGATCCGGTGGCGGCCATCGTCGCCCGCATGGCTCAGGGCATGAGCAATACCGCCGGCGTCCAGGCCATCTACGAGCAGTACACCGAACTGTTCGGCACCAATCTGCCCATCCACGAGCAATTCTTCCTGTACGTCAAGAATGTGTTCCGGGGCGATTTTGGGTTTTCATTCAGCCAATACCCGCGCACGGTGGCCGACGTGCTGCGTTCCTCCCTGCCGTGGACAATCGCCCTGCAACTGCCGGCGATTCTCGTCGGCTGGCTCATCGGCAACATGCTGGGCGCGCTGGCCGCCTACCGCAAGGGGGCCTTCGACAAGGTTTTCTTGCCGGCCAGCCTGTTTGCCAGCAGTATTCCGGCCTTCGGCATGGCCGTCATCCTGTTGGTCATCTTCGCCGTCAACCTGCAATGGTTCCCCACGTCGGGCGGCTATGGCTTTGACCTGATCCCCAATTTGAGCTGGAGCTTTATCTGGTCGGTCATCGTCCACTACCAGTTGCCGTTCTGGTCGCTGGTGCTCATCACCATCGGCGGCCAGGCCATCGGCATGCGCTCCATGGCGATCTATGAACTGAACGCCGATTACGTGAAGTACAGCCGCTTCATGGGCATCAAGGACGACAAGATCGTGCGCTACGTCTTTCGCAACGCCATGCTGCCCCAGATCACCGGTCTGGCCCTGTCCCTCGGCACGATGATCGGCGGCGCGCTGGTGGCCGAAGTCATCTTCAGCTATCCGGGCCTCGGCTCCACCATCCTGACCGCCGTCTTGGGCCAGGACTACCCGCTCATCTCGGCCACCACGTTGATGATCACCATCATGGTTTTGCTCACCACTTTTCTCATCGAGATGGTCTATGGCATCATCGACCCGCGCATTAAGGCCGCCCAGGCCGATTAA
- a CDS encoding ABC transporter permease → MKHTLRQVFRSGKFVTGFIIFMSILLIVILYPIVFPTPPLEIIGQGTFFEPGIYVNVYDSIGGQHYTLHLDNAAAKRIASKLDDDDRLAMKEWLVAAGIAEDEIVMEDTAALLELWVNNYDSTVNVPGMTNADRNYFIRLNTSLKGLLSTDGVTIGVSNPETGALEEAGQIAQTDYVNVGQVANVRVLPLGTDNFGRDVLTELVAATGVSLRIGFVAGIIATAIGLVLGLVSGYMGGLVDDVIVFITNLFTVIPSIVLLILISFSIGQEQRGAFAIAVVIGFTSWVWTTRAVRAQVISLRNRDHVNLSKLSGHSITHIIARDILPYIASYVVMALILQISSGILAEAQLSILGLGPRTTDVPTLGLMVNWALIYQAHILGKWWAYIPVILVITLIAFSLNLMNTGLTHVFNPALRD, encoded by the coding sequence ATGAAACACACCCTCCGCCAGGTCTTTCGCTCGGGAAAATTCGTCACCGGGTTTATCATCTTCATGAGCATCCTGCTGATCGTGATCCTTTACCCGATCGTCTTCCCCACTCCGCCGCTGGAGATCATCGGTCAGGGCACGTTCTTTGAACCCGGCATCTACGTCAACGTCTATGACAGCATCGGCGGGCAACATTACACCCTCCATCTGGACAACGCCGCCGCCAAGCGCATTGCCAGCAAGCTGGACGACGACGACCGGCTGGCGATGAAGGAGTGGCTGGTGGCGGCCGGCATCGCCGAGGACGAGATCGTCATGGAGGACACGGCCGCGCTGCTGGAATTGTGGGTCAACAATTATGACTCCACCGTCAACGTTCCGGGCATGACCAACGCCGACCGCAACTATTTCATCCGCCTCAATACCTCGCTCAAGGGCTTGCTATCGACCGACGGCGTGACCATCGGCGTGTCTAACCCCGAAACCGGCGCGCTGGAAGAGGCGGGCCAAATCGCCCAGACCGATTATGTCAACGTCGGCCAGGTGGCGAACGTGCGCGTGTTGCCCTTGGGCACCGACAATTTCGGCCGCGACGTGCTGACCGAACTGGTGGCGGCCACCGGCGTCTCGCTGCGCATCGGTTTTGTGGCCGGCATCATCGCCACGGCTATCGGGTTGGTGCTGGGGCTGGTGTCGGGCTACATGGGCGGCCTGGTCGACGACGTGATCGTGTTCATCACCAACCTGTTCACGGTCATCCCCAGTATCGTGCTACTGATCCTGATTTCGTTCAGCATCGGCCAGGAGCAGCGCGGCGCGTTCGCCATCGCCGTGGTCATCGGCTTCACGTCGTGGGTCTGGACGACGCGCGCCGTGCGCGCCCAGGTGATTTCGTTGCGCAACCGGGATCACGTCAACCTGTCGAAGCTGTCGGGCCACTCTATCACCCACATCATCGCCCGCGACATTCTGCCCTACATCGCCTCCTACGTCGTCATGGCCCTGATCCTGCAAATCTCCTCCGGCATTCTGGCCGAAGCTCAATTGTCGATTCTGGGGCTGGGGCCGCGCACGACCGACGTGCCGACGCTGGGCCTGATGGTGAACTGGGCCTTGATCTATCAGGCCCACATCCTGGGCAAATGGTGGGCCTATATTCCGGTCATACTCGTCATCACGCTGATCGCTTTCTCGCTCAATCTGATGAATACCGGCCTGACCCACGTCTTTAATCCGGCCCTAAGGGACTAG
- a CDS encoding ABC transporter ATP-binding protein, translating to MEKVILDVKDLTTKYITRYGEDIYAVDHVSMQVAEGKSVGIAGESGCGKSTLALSLMGYYFPPLHYTSGEISIDGRVITGMDPDDVRKKVLGNEIAYIPQAAMNALNPTQKVIHFIEDVIQAHQPETTKQEIYELARGLFESLGLSADVLQKYAVELSGGMKQRTVIAISVILSPQVLIADEPSSALDVTSQKMVIKMLRSLMNGGYIKSMIFITHELPLLYNVVDDIMVMYAGQIVEKASAHEVVLTPLHPYSQGLMGSIMVPEKGLREVKLTAIPGVPPNLKNPPSGCRFAERCKYVMPACRMSEIPLRDVGGGRAYRCILSKEELSEAHAREVYARHER from the coding sequence ATGGAAAAGGTTATCCTGGACGTTAAGGATCTGACCACCAAATACATCACCCGCTACGGCGAAGATATCTATGCCGTTGACCACGTCTCGATGCAGGTGGCCGAGGGGAAATCGGTGGGTATCGCCGGCGAATCGGGCTGCGGCAAGTCCACGCTGGCCCTCAGTCTGATGGGCTACTACTTCCCGCCGCTCCACTATACCAGCGGCGAGATCAGCATCGACGGCCGGGTCATCACCGGCATGGATCCCGACGACGTGCGCAAAAAAGTTCTGGGCAACGAGATCGCCTACATCCCCCAGGCGGCGATGAACGCGCTGAATCCCACGCAAAAGGTCATCCACTTCATCGAGGACGTGATTCAGGCCCACCAGCCGGAGACCACCAAGCAGGAGATCTACGAGCTGGCCCGCGGCCTGTTCGAGTCGTTGGGCCTGTCGGCCGACGTGCTGCAAAAGTACGCCGTCGAGCTGTCGGGCGGCATGAAGCAGCGCACGGTCATCGCCATCTCGGTCATCCTCTCGCCCCAGGTGCTCATCGCCGACGAACCCTCGTCGGCCCTCGACGTGACCTCGCAGAAGATGGTCATCAAGATGCTGCGTAGCCTGATGAACGGCGGCTACATCAAATCGATGATCTTCATCACCCACGAGTTGCCGCTGCTCTATAACGTGGTTGACGACATCATGGTCATGTACGCCGGGCAAATCGTGGAGAAGGCCAGCGCGCACGAAGTCGTGCTGACTCCGTTGCATCCCTACTCGCAGGGCCTCATGGGATCGATCATGGTGCCGGAGAAGGGGCTGCGCGAGGTGAAGCTGACGGCCATCCCCGGCGTGCCGCCCAACCTGAAGAACCCGCCGTCCGGTTGTCGCTTTGCCGAACGCTGTAAATACGTCATGCCCGCCTGCCGCATGTCGGAGATCCCGCTGCGCGACGTGGGCGGCGGCCGCGCCTATCGGTGCATCCTGTCCAAAGAAGAGTTGAGCGAGGCGCATGCCCGGGAGGTATATGCACGCCATGAACGGTGA
- a CDS encoding ABC transporter ATP-binding protein — protein sequence MNGDKKPCLSGKGVSKVFGLGRNKTVAVDNVDFTFHEGEVISIVGESGSGKTTLAKMLLGLINPTSGDIYFQGQKRDISSHRKKKEYWKSIQAIFQDPFSSYNTFNKIDTVLLDCIRMRGGGHLSRDEKTELMTEACRFVNLKYEELTNKYPFELSGGQQQRLMIARIFLLKPKILLADEPTSMIDACSRSTILDALLDLRNEIGMTPIFITHDIGLAFYVSDAVYIMERGRIVESGTADEVILAPKEAYTKRLISDVPKIREEWDLSTV from the coding sequence ATGAACGGTGATAAGAAACCATGTCTGAGCGGTAAAGGCGTTTCCAAAGTCTTCGGCCTGGGCCGCAACAAGACCGTGGCCGTCGATAACGTCGATTTCACCTTCCACGAAGGCGAGGTCATCTCCATCGTCGGCGAATCGGGCAGCGGCAAGACGACCCTGGCCAAGATGCTGCTGGGGCTGATCAACCCCACCTCCGGCGACATCTACTTCCAGGGGCAGAAGCGCGACATCAGCTCCCACCGCAAGAAGAAGGAATATTGGAAGAGCATCCAGGCCATCTTCCAGGACCCGTTTTCGTCCTACAACACCTTCAACAAGATCGACACCGTGTTGCTCGATTGCATCCGTATGCGCGGCGGCGGCCACCTGTCCCGCGACGAGAAGACGGAATTGATGACCGAGGCGTGCCGCTTCGTCAACCTGAAGTACGAGGAATTGACCAACAAATACCCCTTCGAGCTTTCCGGCGGCCAGCAGCAACGTCTGATGATCGCCCGCATCTTCCTGCTGAAGCCCAAGATTTTGCTGGCCGACGAGCCGACCTCCATGATCGACGCCTGCTCCCGCTCGACCATCCTGGACGCACTGCTGGACTTGCGCAACGAGATCGGCATGACGCCCATCTTCATCACCCACGACATCGGCCTGGCGTTCTACGTTTCCGACGCCGTCTACATCATGGAGCGGGGCCGGATCGTGGAAAGCGGCACGGCCGATGAGGTGATTTTGGCTCCGAAAGAGGCCTATACCAAGCGCCTCATCAGCGACGTGCCGAAAATCCGTGAAGAGTGGGACCTGTCCACCGTATAA